The following DNA comes from Candidatus Delongbacteria bacterium.
TTTTCCCAATCTATCGTAAGTCGCACAATCAAGTGCTATAATATTTTCAAAATTACTGTTTTCATTGTAATCATTGAAAGTATAAAACCTATCAGTGGGAAGCAATAAGAATTTATACTTTTCAGGGATAGGATCTTCATTTACTATAATTGAATTTTTACCTATAGTCTGAAGAAATCTATGTATCGCAAGAGATGAGCCGATATTGTCACCATCAGGTGAATAGTGAGATATTATAAGGAAATTATCTCTTTTGTGAAACTCATAGAAAATTTGTTGCTTTAAATCCATTTCAACCTCAATTGTTTTGCACAAATTATATAATTTTGAATAAAAAAGCCCGGCAGCAACCGGGCTTTTTTAGAAACTATAACAACTATTTCATGCTATTTACAATTTCAGCAGTATCCTGAGCAATTACAAGCTCTTCGTTTGTAGGATAAACCATTGCTGTAACATTTGAATCATCAGATGAAATAACTTTGATTTTTCCTCTTACCCTGTCATTTTTTTCCTGAGCAAACTGAAGTCCTAAATATTCAAAATCTTTACAGATAATTTCTCTAATTTCTGGACCATTTTCGCCAATACCACCAGTGAAAATTAAAAGATCCAAACCACCTAAAACAGCAGCATAAGAACCAATATATTTTCTAACTCTATAAGCAAACATGTCAAGAGCCAATTGAGCTCTGTGATCTTTTTTCTCCCAAGCAGCTTCTTCAAGATCTCTCATATCGGAAGAAACACCAGAAACACCAAGCATTCCACTATGTTTATTGATCAAAGTATTTGCTTGATTAAATCCAATCTCTTCTTTTTGCATGATATAAGTAACTGCACCAATGTCAAGATCACCACATCTAGTTCCCATGATAAGTCCTTCTACAGGAGTGAATCCCATTGAAGTATCCATAGATTTACCATCTTTGATAGCACAAATTGATGCACCATTACCAAGGTGACAAGTAATAATTTTTAAATCTTCAAAATTTTTACCTAGCTCTTCTGCAGCATGTTTTGCAACAAATCTATGAGATGTACCGTGGAATCCATATCTTCTAATTCTATATTTTTCATAAAGAGAGTATGGGATAGCATACATGTAAGAATGTTCAGGCATTGATTGGTGGAACGTTGTATCAAAAACTGCTACTTGAGGTGTATTAGGTAAATGTGCTTTTATCGCATAAATACCTTTTAAGTTTGGAGGATTATGAAGAGGAGCTAAAACAATAAGATCTTCAATCTTTTTTATAGCATCATCATCAAGAAATGCACTAGTTTTGAAGCTTTCACCACCGTGGGCAACTCTGTGACCAACTGCATCAATTTCATCAAGTCTTGAAAGACAGCCATGTTTTTCACTTGTCAAAATTCCGAAAAGAAATCCGATACCACTTTGATGGTCGAGAATATCACCTTCAAACTCAACTTTTTCGCCATTTTCTTTTTTGTGTTTGATTACTGAGCCTTTAAGACCAATTTTGTCAACCAATCCACTAGCCAGTACTCTTTCATTTTCATCCATATTGAACAATTGATACTTGATGGATGAACTACCACAATTTATTACAAGAACTTTCATCTAAATTATCTCCGTAATTTTAGTAGTTAATTAATTGTATTTGTAAAAACCTTCACCAGTTCTCTTACCAGTTCTGTTGGATCTTACAAGCCTTTTAATCAATTGAGAAGGCTTATATTTTCTTTCGCCAAACTCATTGTAAAGATTTTCCATCCATCTTAATACTCTATCAAGACCAATTTTATCTGCAAGTTGGAACGGTCCAATTTCCAGTCCAAATCCACATCTCATAATTCTGTCGATGTCTTCTACTGAACCAACACCTTCCATTAAAAGCTCACAAGCTTCATTGATAAGAGGGACGATGATACGTGTACTGATATTTCCAGGACTTTCATTTATTAAAACTAATTGTTTTTTCAGCATCTTAACAAATACGGAAATAGTTTCAAAAGTTTTATCAGAAGTTTTTACAGATTTTACAACTTCAACAACATTTACAGCCGGAGATGGTTCAATGAAATGAAGACCAATCAATCTTTCCGGTTTTTTCATATTGATAGCCAGATCAGAAATTAGCAAAGTTGAAGTCTTAGTAGCTATTGTAGTTGTAGGTTTGATAATATCTTCTAGTTTTCTGAAAATTTCATTTCTAGAACTGATTTTTAAACTAGGATCTTCAACTGTAATAGCTTCAATGATAAGATCACAATCTTTTAGGCTTTCAAGATTTGTAGAGCCTTTAATTCTGGAAAGGATCAATCTCTTTTCACCACCAGTCATACCCCAACTGTTGATCTCTGCATCAAGCTTCGATCCAATACCTTCTAAAGCTTTAGTAACAAGTTCGTCACTTAATTCCACAAAATTTACTTCAAAACCTGCACCGCTGACCATTTTGGCAATTTCTTGTCCGTTTTCTCCACAGCCAATAATACCAATCAATGACAAAGTATTTTTATCTTGGTCAACTTTCTTGGAAAGACCGTAATCTTCCAATCTTTCAGCCATCACATCCTCCGCACTTTTAATGTTTCACTTTCTATACAGTATTTAAAATTATATATATCTTTAGTCAAACATATTTTTTAGAAAAAAAAATGGATAAATTCAAATTTTTAAACCTAATGATGTTATTTTTTTAAATTAAAACAATTCAGAAAAGTCGAATTGATATCATTATCCGCAATGACACTTTTTTATTGTAAGGGATTTGATAGAGATTGTTGTTAATTAAATCATTTTTTAACTTTTTTCCAAAATTAACTTTTTTTGATAACATTTATAATTGAAACCAGCAATAAATTTCGTTAGATTTGTAAATCTTAATTTTTTTTTTATTTTTCTTGCGTTCCAGTTAATTAGCTTTATATATTGGATTTGTCGGTCGAAAAAGTTGGATAACTGAATGACTGAAGAGAGATCTTAGTTCATAACGATAATAGCAATCATGTTAACTCTGGTTTGCTATTCTTTTAACCCAAAAACCAAGGAGGAAAAGATGGCAAAGAGGAATGTGCTCATAATCGGTGCAGCCGGTAGAGACTTTCATAATTTCAACACTTACTACAGAGACAACGAAAATTACAATGTTGTGGCTTTTACTGCAGCTCAAATTCCTGATATCGATGGAAGAAAATATCCTGCTGAATTAGCAAACAGAGGAAAAAATCTTTATCCACAGGGAATTCCTATTGAGCCAGAAGAAAAACTAGCCCAACTTATAGAACAATATGATGTTGACGAATGTGTTTTTGCATATAGTGATGTTACATATCAAAAAGTTATGGGTCTTAGTGCAATAGTAAACGCTGCTGGTGCTGATTTTAGATTGATAGGACCAAAATACACTGCACTTAAAAGCTCAAAACCAGTAATTTCAGTTTGTGCAACCAGAACTGGTTGTGGAAAAAGTCAGACATCAAGAAAAGTAATTGAAATTCTTATGAAAAAAGGTTTGAAAGTTGTAGCTGCCAGACATCCTATGCCATATGGTGATCTTGTTGCTCAAAGAGTTCAAAGGTATGCTGAGGTTGCTGATCTTGAGAGACATAAATGTACTATCGAGGAAATGGAAGAGTACGAACCACATATTATGCGTGGAAATATAATTTACGCTGGTGTTGATTATGAGGATATTTTGAGAGCTGCTGAAAAAGATCCTGA
Coding sequences within:
- a CDS encoding 3-hydroxyacyl-CoA dehydrogenase family protein, encoding MAERLEDYGLSKKVDQDKNTLSLIGIIGCGENGQEIAKMVSGAGFEVNFVELSDELVTKALEGIGSKLDAEINSWGMTGGEKRLILSRIKGSTNLESLKDCDLIIEAITVEDPSLKISSRNEIFRKLEDIIKPTTTIATKTSTLLISDLAINMKKPERLIGLHFIEPSPAVNVVEVVKSVKTSDKTFETISVFVKMLKKQLVLINESPGNISTRIIVPLINEACELLMEGVGSVEDIDRIMRCGFGLEIGPFQLADKIGLDRVLRWMENLYNEFGERKYKPSQLIKRLVRSNRTGKRTGEGFYKYN
- a CDS encoding acetate kinase — protein: MKVLVINCGSSSIKYQLFNMDENERVLASGLVDKIGLKGSVIKHKKENGEKVEFEGDILDHQSGIGFLFGILTSEKHGCLSRLDEIDAVGHRVAHGGESFKTSAFLDDDAIKKIEDLIVLAPLHNPPNLKGIYAIKAHLPNTPQVAVFDTTFHQSMPEHSYMYAIPYSLYEKYRIRRYGFHGTSHRFVAKHAAEELGKNFEDLKIITCHLGNGASICAIKDGKSMDTSMGFTPVEGLIMGTRCGDLDIGAVTYIMQKEEIGFNQANTLINKHSGMLGVSGVSSDMRDLEEAAWEKKDHRAQLALDMFAYRVRKYIGSYAAVLGGLDLLIFTGGIGENGPEIREIICKDFEYLGLQFAQEKNDRVRGKIKVISSDDSNVTAMVYPTNEELVIAQDTAEIVNSMK